GGTCAACACGCCTTCTTGCTGCTTTTTCGGGCGGCCCTGATTCCTGCGCTCTTCTGGAGGCAGCAGCCGTTCTCCAGAGGGAAGGAAGGTTTAAGCGTTCCATTGCAGCCCTGCATATTAACCACAATCTCCGCGGAGAAGAATCAAATAGGGATGAAGAGTTTGCCCGAGAATTCTGCGAACAGCGGGATATTGAATTTTTCAGCGAAAGCGCAGATGTTACTGAGAGAGCAGAAGAGCAAAATGAATCTGTGGAAACTGCGGCAAGAAATATCAGGCTCGCTATTTTCACCGATTACTGCTGCAAAAGAGGCTTCGATGCAGTTATTACTGGCCATCACGCCGGCGACAACTGCGAAACAATAATCCACCGCCTCCAGAGGGGCACGGGATTCAGGGGGCTCTGCGGAATCAGGCCTGCAAGATGTGTAGGCGGAATTTTGCTCGTAAGCCCGCTTCTCTTTGCCGATAAAAATGAGATCCTCGAATACTGTAAAGAAAAGGACATCCCTTACGCTGTTGATGCAACAAACCTCACCAATCACTGCCGCAGGAATTTTATACGCAATTCGCTCCTGCCAATGATCAGTGAGCGGCATCCGGATATCTGCGAGAAGCTGTGTCTGCTCAGCGTAGAGGCCGCAAGGCTCGATGAAAGGGTATGCAGAGAAGCGCAAAACTCCTGGCACAGCACTGTGATTATCAGCGAGCCGGATTTTGTAACGGTAAACCGCAGAGAATTCAATGCCCTGTCTGTGCTCGTGAGGCAGGAGATTGCCCGCAGGATTCTGATTAGCCTCGGTGCAGGAGAGGATAAGCTCAGCAAAGACCACTACAGCCGAATTCTGCAGCGGACGGGAGAGGCTCAAAGCTCAAAGCTCCAGCTCCCTGATGATATTTACGTTTTCACAAATCAGGATAAAATAATCTTTTCAATTTTGAAAACCGAAGGGCTCTCCAGCGTAAAAATTGACGCTCCCGGTACTTTCAGATTCGGAGTATGGCAGATTGAGCTGCGCAAGGAAGATTTCGACAAGACAAAATTCGAGAAATTTCTCAAAGAGATGCCGGAAAATACAGCTCTGTTCGATGCAGATAAAACCGCTCTGCCTATAACCGCAAGACAGAGGCAGGCCGGCGACAGGTTTGTGCCCTTCGGCCTCAATTCGCCCCAGAGGGTGAACAAATTTCTCATTCGAGCGAAGGTAAATCGTATGGAAAGGTCTAATGCGGTTGTATTCCAAGACAAAACAAGTAAAATAATATGGGTAGCACCGTACAGAACTTCAGAGGAAGTGAAAATAACGGAAAGAACAAGAAAGATTCTTTTAATAAAACTTACGAGGCTTTAATAGGTGAGTAAATGTCTATGTATGTAAACGGCGAAATAGTAGAAGATACGCTTATCAGCGAAGAGATGGAACGTATGCGTCCGCAGTACGAGCAGGTTTTTGCAAATATGGAACAGACAGAGCGCGAAAATCAGCTCAAGCAGTGGGCAAAGGAGAATCTCACAGAGCAGTTTATCCTCAAGCAGGAAGCTGACAAACGAGATTATGACGTAGCAGAAGAGGTTCAAAAAACCTACAGCGACCTTATCGAAAAGGCCGGCGGGAAAGACAAATTCTTCGAAGAAAGAGGCCTTGATAAATCCAGTGAGGATGAGGTGCTCAAGGATATTGAGCTGCAGACCAAAATCCGCAGGCTCGTTTCCGAGATTCAGGACTCAGCAGATGCCCCAACGTTCGAGGAAATCGAAGACTACTACCAGGGCAGCAAAGAGAAATTCGTGATACCGGAGATGGTTCGTGCGAGCCATATCGTCAAGCATCTTGCCCCGGGCGAGGAGAACGACGAGGCGTACGAAGAGCTTCAGGGCGTGCTCGAAAGGATCAAAAACGGCGAGAAAGATTTCGCTGAATTCGCAGCCGAATATTCAGAATGCCCAGATCAGGGCGGAGACCTCGGCTATTTCGCACGCGGGAAGATGGTGGAAGACTTCGAGGACATCGCATTCGGGATGGAAGTTGGCGAGGTTAGCGAGGTTTTCAGAACCGAATTTGGCTTCCATATCGCAAAAGTTACCGACAGACAGCCCGAAAGGCAGTGCGGGCTTGACGAAGTGAAAGACTACATCGAAAACCAGCTTCAGGAACAGAAAAAAGAAGAAGCTCTTGAAAAATTCCTCGATAAACACGTTAAGAAGGCGAGCATCGAAGAAAAGTAAAAGAGCAGTGCTTGCAGCAAACTAAAAATTAAAGGCGGCAATTTCAGCCGCCTTTTTTGGTTTCAGATTAAATTGCACTGATTCTGATATTGCTCAGGCAGCCCTTGAACCAGTTCTCCGAGGTATAACTGCCCACCTGTGATATAAGGTCTGCTCCGATCTGGAGCGAGTCTCCTGCGTTTCTTGTAAACGCAGAATCCGCTTGTCCTGAGGCAGCAAGCTGGCCATTAACGAAAAGCTCCATACGTCCGTTTTTCTTCAAATTTGCTGCTATCTCAAACTTCCCGTCAGGAACGCTGCTCGATGATGTTATCGTTGTTCGGCTGCCCGCAATGCAAACGCAGAAGGCAGGCTTCCCGCTGTCGAGATAGAGTGAATATCCCGTTCGGCCTCCGCCCTGAGCGAGCAGAACCCCGTTTTCAGCTTCCGGCTCCGCCTCAGCCGAAATCATCACGCCCGAATCTTCAAGCCTCGGTACGTCCATAATAAACACGTCCAGACAGCTCCCTCCATCAAAGCAGAACCGCTGCTGCCCCTGAGATTCAGATACCTCAACGCCCGTGTTTATCGCCCTTGCCTTTGATCTGCCCAGATCAATTGTTACCGGATCCAATGCCCGAGTTGGCGTATTGTTCTGCACGGGCACTCCAACATCGCTCGCCCAAGCCCTGATCTTCGCCCAGAGCTCGCTTACCTTTGCCGGCTTCTGGTCAAACAGGTTGTTCTGCTCGGAGATATCATCGCTGAGGTTGTAGAGCTGGGCTTCTGAGCCGTCTGGATTTATCAGAAACTTCCAATCCCCGTCTCGAACCGCAAGGCTCGGGCTGCTGTTGAAGGGGCTGCCTGTGCCGGGCTGGAAGAAGGGCTCGCCGCAATGCCAGAATATCGGCTCGTCCCTGATCGGAGCCTCGCCAAGCAGAGCCCCGCTCATATTGAGCCCGTCGGGGTTTGCAGATTCCGGCACTTCAGCCCCCGCAATGCTGCATAGCGTAGGCAGCATATCCATCCCGCATAAAACGCTCTTTCTGTTCACGCTGCCCGCCTTGATCCTCCCCGGCCAGCGTGCTATAAACGGCATACGAATCCCGCCTTCATACAGACTCAGTTTCCTGCCCCTGAGTTTGCCTGTAAATCCGGGCGGATTCCAGCCGTCGCTGTAGAAGTTGCCTCCGTCGGTAGGCCCGTTATCGCTCACAAGCACCACAAGCGTGTCTTCTGCAACCCCATGGCTGTCAAGGGCATTCATCAGCCGGCCGATCTGCTCATCCAGATTCTCCAGCACTGCGAAGAATTTCTGCTCGTGCGGATTGTCAGTAACGTTTTTCCATTTGCCGATCTTCTCGGGCAGGTGCTTGGTGTGCACGTCGTCCGGCCAGAGGTTGATGAAAAAGTTTTTATCCTTATTGCGGCTTATGAAATCTATTACCTTATCAACGTAGATGCCGGTAAGCTCGTGTTTATCTGCCCATTTGATATCGCCCTTGCCGAGCTGTCCGCTCTGGTCTGAAAGGCCGTGGCCATTGATGAGCACCCTGTCTCCAAGCCCTTCGAAATTCACGTAGCTTTCGTCGAAGCCGTATTCGCTGGGGAACGGGGCGTAATCCACATCTCTTCCCCCGCCCATATGCCATTTGCCGATATGGGCAGTGGCGTATCCTGAGCCTTTGAGAATTCTCGCAAGGCTTGGTGCATCGAGATCGAGAAAATCTGCCATATTTCTGTTGTCATTTTTCGTGCTTGATGCAATGTATGAATGTATGCCCCAGCGAGTTGGATACTGCCCAGTGGTGAGCCCAACTCTCGTGGGCGAGCAGACCGGCGCATTGACATAGAAATTCGTGAGCCTAATGCCCTGCTTTGCGAGCTTGTCCATATTGGGCGTTTTCATCACCGGATTCCCGAAGCAGCTCGGATCGGCATACCCCATATCATCAATAAGGATGAATATTATATTGGGCTTCTCGCCGCCGGCAGGGGTTTGAGCAAATGATAAACCGCCCGCAAATTGAGCGGACAGCAATGAACAGCCCGCCGCTTTTATAAAGTCTCTTCTGGTATGTTTGTGCATAATCTTTCAGCTTTCAACAAAATACAAAAAATTACCGCCTTAAACCGCTCATAATAAGGGTTTTCAAGTTTATAATACAACTCAGCGATTATTTTCTCAATTTTTTTTATATCCGAGCAGTATTTTACTGAGAAACTATAGCCCCCTGAAGATAACACCGTTTACGTTTTAATGCAGCGGACATTAAACCGAGCAGACCGGAGAGTTCAGCCGCAGGCGGGATGCGAGCGAAAGACTCGAAGAGTTTTAAACGTTATTTTTTATGGATGTATTTCTTGTTCTTGGGCGTCCCTTTTATGCTTTTTTTGTCCGTGGGTGTTTGTGAGCATTCTTTCCCGTTTCAGCCGGAAGTATTCCCCTAAAAAGCTGCCTGCACTTCCTGTAGTTCAGCCAAAGCAGTTCGGGGCTGTCAATCCAGTCTAATTTATATCCCCCTCCGTCTGCTCAGAATCATCAGTGAAAATCAGCGTGAATTAGTGGTTAGACAACCCATTATTGCATCTTATCGCTTCTCAGCGGCGAAATCTTAGAACTGTTTAGAAGAGCTCTGCAAAAAAATATCGCAGTGCCCGCCGTATTTTGTCGGTGATTCTTGACTTTTTACATTACGAGATTATTATTATAAACCGTTAAATTTTGTTCTAATTGAACTTCATTGGAAATAACAGATGATTAACATAAAACTGCCTGACGGGAAGGCCATAGAGGCCGAATCAGGCGCCACGATATACGAGATAGTGGAAAAAATAGGCGCAGGGCTCGCAAAGGCGGCGGTTGCTGCTGAAGTGAACGGCGAGAAACGTGATCTCAGCTCGAAAATAAACGAAGACGCAGAGCTGAAGGTGATTACCGGCCGCGATGAAGAGGGGCTGGAGATTATGCGGCACAGCTGCGCGCATGTGATGGCGGAGGCAATCCTCTCGCTCTGGCCTGAGGCCAAGCTTGTTTACGGGCCTGTTGTTAAAGACGGTTTCTACTACGATATAGACCTTGATAAACCAATAAGCACAGAGGACTTCGAGGCCATCGAAAGCAAGATGGCTGAGATTGTTAAGGCGGACAAGCCTTTCAAACGAATCGAAATGACAAGAGAAGAAGGGCTCAGGGAAGTCTCCGGAGACCGCTACAAGACAGACAACATCAGCCGTGCAGATGGCGATGTTATAAGCTTCTACTATCAGGGAGAGGGCTTCAGAGATCTCTGCCGCGGCCCGCATGTACCGAGTACTTCCAAGATAGGTGCGTTCAAAATAATGAGCGTTGCAGGGGCCTACTACCGCGGGGACGCCTCAGAAAAGATGCTCCAGAGGGTGTACGGAACGTGCTGGAGGGATAAGAAAGAGCTCAAGAAATACCTCCACAGAATCGAAGAGGCGAAAAAGCGAGACCACAGGGTGCTCGGAAAGCAGCTCGATCTTTTCAGCTTTCATGAAGAAGGCCCCGGATTTGCCTTTCTGCACCCCAAAGGTATGCGTATATGGAACAGCATAGTAAGCTTCTGGCGGGAAGTGCACGATAAATACGGCTACGAAGAAATTAAAACCCCGATAATGCTCAATGAACAGCTCTGGCACAGATCCGGACACTGGGACAACTATCAGGAGAATATGTACTTCACCTCTGTGGAGGAAACGAACTACGCCATCAAGCCAATGAACTGCCCGGGCGGATGTCTCGTGTACAATTCGGCCAAACACTCCTATAGAGAATTCCCGCTCAGGTATGCCGAGCTCGGACTCGTGCACAGATACGAACCGAGCGGCTCGCTGCACGGGCTTGTGCGCGTCCGCCAGTTCACTCAGGATGATGCGCATATCTACTGCACTCCGGAGCAGATTCAGAGCGAGGTGGTGGGTGTTATAAATCTCGTTTTCGAGATGTACTCAACCTTCGGCTTCTCAGATTTCCATATTGAGCTGTCAACCAAACCCGAAAAGCACATCGGTTCGGATGAGATCTGGGAAAAGGCCACAAATGCCCTGAGAGGCGCCCTTGAAAGCAAGGATATAGATTTTGTGGTGAACGAAGGCGACGGGGCTTTCTACGGGCCTAAGATTGATTTCCATGTGGAAGATGCTATTGGCCGAAGCTGGCAGCTCGGTACAATCCAGCTTGATTTCTCAATGCCCGAGCGGTTTAACCTTGTTTACACAGCACCGGACAACACGGAAAAGCCGCCGGTAATGCTGCACAGGGCCGTTCTGGGCTCTTTCGAACGCTTTATGGGCATCCTTATCGAGCATTATGCCGGCTCTATGCCGCTATGGCTCGCTCCTGAGCAGGTGCGAGTGCTGCCTATAAGCGAAAAAACAAACGATTATGCTCAGTCTGTAGTTCACAAGCTCAAGGAGGCAGGCCTAAGGGCAGATATAGACCTTTCCGATGATAAAATCGGAGCAAAGATCGCAAAAGCCCATGCAGACAAGCTGCCATATATGATGATTGCAGGCCCGAAGGAACAGGAGCAGAATGCGGTGAACCTCAGGACAAGGTCAGTAAAAGAAACGCTCGAAGCAGACTGCGATAAAGTTATCGCAGAAATTGCAAAAAAGGCAGGTTCGCGTGAAGCAGAGCTTGAAATAAGCCTTTAAGCAGTTTGAGCTATAATAAACAGCAATTCTAATGTTAAATTAACGAGGTATATACTATCAGCAAGACTAACAGTACCAGGGTGAATGAGAGGATCAAAAAAGGAACTCCCGAAGTTCGCCTCATTGACCACGAAAACAATCAGGTAGGTGTTGTAAAAACAGAGCAGGCCCTTGATATGGCTTTTGAAGTGGGGCTCGATCTGGTGGAAGTGGCTTCTAATTCTGAACCGCCGGTTTGCAGGATTATGGACCACGGCAAATGGCTCTACGAACAGAAGAGAAAGCAGAAGCAGTCTCGAAAGAAGCAGCACGTGGTTAGCCTGAAGGAAATCAGGCTCAGGCCTGAGATTGGCGATAACGACAGGGACGTGAAAGTTAATCACGCACGTAAGTTCCTTGAGAAGGGTGATAAGGTGCAGTTTACCCTGCGTTTCAGAGGCAGGGAAATGGCGCATACCGATCAGGGCAAGGAACTGATGGAAACTATTGCCGAGATGATCAAAGACGTGGCCAAGGTGGACAGAGCCCCGAATATGCAGGGCAGAAGAATGATAATGATTGTCTCGCCTACCTGAGTTTTACTGAATAAATATAAGCTGCCTTCCGTTTTTACTGAAGCTCCTTCAGTACATCCGGGGCAGTTTTTTCTTTGTTTTGAATTATGTCGATAATTGTAGCCAAAGATCTGGACGCCGGCTACGGCGGTCCTCTGCTGGTAAATAAAGCCGGTTTTGCAATCGAGAAGGGCGAAAGGCTCGCACTCATGGGCAGAAACGGCTGCGGGAAGACTACGCTGCTCAATGTCTTGAGAGGTGAGCTTGAACCGCTTGGTGGGGAATTAAATTTTCAGAAGGGCTTGAATATTTCATCTCTTGAGCAGGAAGTTCCCGCAAGTTTGGAGGGCAGCATATTTGATGTGATCCTCAAAGGCGCAGGCCCCGAAGGCGAAAAGCTCTCAAGATTTCTGCATCTCTCAGCCTCCACTGAGCATAATGAAGAAGAAACGGAAGTGCTGCACCGCCTCACCGAAGAGATTGATTCAGCGGGCGGATGGAAGATACAAACTCAGGCTGAAGCAGCAGCTTCAAAGCTCGAGCTGCCCCTGCAGAGCAGTTTCTCCAGCCTATCAGCAGGGATGAAGCGGAAAGTGCTTCTGGCAAGGGCCCTTGCTGGCAGCCCCGACCTGCTCCTTCTTGATGAGCCAACCAACCACCTTGATATAGATTCAATCCGAAAAGTGGAAGAGCTTCTGCTCAGCTCTCAGGCAGCCCTGCTGTTCATCACGCACGACCGTGCATTTCTCCGCAGGCTCGCAACGAGAATCCTTGAATTAGACAGAGGCATTTTGCGAAGCTATGAATGCAGCTACGATGAATACCTTGCCCGAAAAAAGCAGCTTCTTGATGCTGAGCAGATTCATCAAAAGCAGTTTGACAAAAAGCTCGCGGAAGAAGAGGCATGGATACGCAGAGGCATACAGGGCAGGCGAACGCGAAACGAAGGACGCGTGCGTGAGCTTCAGAAGATGCGCGAGGAAAGAAGGGAACGAACCAGCCCGGAAGGCAGCGCAAAGCTGAATCTCCAGCAGGCAGAGGCAAGCGGAATGCTCGTTTCTGATCTGAAAAATGTTTCATTCAGCTACGACGGGAAAACGAACATCGTTACAGATTTTACCGCAAAATTCTTCCGCGGAGACAGAATCGGAATCGCAGGCGAGAACGGAGTGGGGAAATCCACGCTCTTAAAGCTCATTCTAGGAGAACTTGAACCTTCCAGCGGGAGAGTGCGAAGGGGCACGAATCAGAAAGTTGCATATTTCGACCAGCTCCACAACAAGCTCGACTACGGCAAAACGCTGGTTGAGAATGTGGCAGACGGTTTTATGAACATCAATTTCGGCGGGACATCACGAAACGCTGTGGGGTATCTAAAGGATTTTCTCTTTCCCTCATACAGGGCGAAGAGCCTTGTTTCAGCTCTCTCCGGCGGCGAGCGAACCCGCCTGCTTCTGGCAAAGCTCTTTGCAAAGCCTTCGAATATCCTCGTGCTCGATGAACCCACAAACAACCTCGATATCGAAACAATCGAACTGCTTGAAGAGCAGCTTGCTCAATATCAGGGCACAATCTTTATCGTAAGCCACGACCGTGCATTCCTGAACAACGTGGTTACAAGCACGCTCGTATTTGAAGGCGGCGGGAAAGTGCGGGAGTATGTGGGCGGATACGACGATTACATCCGTGAAAAGCTGAATGCAATAAAGAGCCCCAAGCCTGCAAATAACCACCCAAAGCAGCAGAAAAAGCCTGCCGGCAATCAGAGAAAGCTTTCCTACCACGAAAAGAAGGAGCTGGAAAAACTGCCCGAAGAAATCGAGACACTCGAGGACAATCTCAGCAGTATCCATAAAGACCTAGCAGACCCGGACTTCTATAAAAAGAATCCAGAGCAGATTGCCAAAACTAACGCCCAGCTGAAAGATGTAGAAAATCAGCTCAATGAAAAGTACGCCCGCTGGGAGACCCTCGAACAGATTAAGGAAGGCAAGGCATAGCGAGGAAATGACAATAATTCAAAGGCTGAAATATCCTTGCAAGCTCTAAGCTTCCAGACGCCTGATTTCCTCTTTAATTTCTTCTACAACCTCATGGTTTCTTATAACCTTTTTCCCGTTTACTTTTGAGGAAAATACATAGAAAACCTTGCCGCCGAAATCTTCTCTGAATTGGCAGTGTGAATCTGCCTGCAAGCCTCTTTCTTTGAAGATTTGCGAAAGCTGAATCCCTTCGCTGACAGGTTTGATTTGAATCCCCAAATAATTGTCTTTTATCTTAATGTAAAAATCTACATTGTAGAGTCTGTCCCATTCATCGGGGGCAGGTTCAATCTTGCAGCCAATTTTCTGTTCAAGCTGGCCGTAAACAGTGTTTATCTCTGTTACATACCCGTCATAGGTTCGGTCTATAACCATTTTGAATATATATTCAATGCAGTCCTGCTCTGTGATTTCTTCAACTTCTGCTTGTATAACTTCTGTAATTTTAACATAGAGCTTTCTGCCTAATTCTTCTATGTGTTCTTTGGAGCGGACGTTTTGGAAATAATAATTTTGCCATTCCTGAAGGGTTTTGGGTTCGCATTTCCTTATGTTTTCAGACGCTGGTCCAACATTCTTTTCGAAATTCAGTTGAAACCTGTTCATTGCACTGTTCAAAATCCACTCTTTTGCCATTTTCTTCTTCCAATTTTATAAACTTACTTTTCTCTTTATAATCAATAGCCTTTTCGGCTTCGGCTAAGCCCTTTTTGATTAAATGCGCGTTTACAAAAGTTTTATTCTTGAGATACAGATACGCCATAAGATTGTTGTTTTGGTCGTATTTTTCTTGATCATATTTTAGGAATACTTTCTGTCCCTTTGTTTTCAGGCGGAGAAAATCCATTGCCTGCCCATTTGCTCCCTGTTTTTCTTTTATTCCCAGCAGTCGAATAACAAGTCCATTCTTTAATTGAACCAGTTTGGGAGATATGATTTCCTTCACGGAATAATATTCTTCTTCAAGGTTTTTGTCTTTCCTGCTGTTATCAAGCTTAGAGCCAAACTGAAGCTTTTTGGGATCTATCTTTTTATCAAAACTATGACTGTCTTTAAAAATATAAGGAAGTTTTTCAATCTCTCTGTTGTAATCCAGCTGCTTAGTTTCCTGCGTTTTAAACTGAACTTCTGAACTTTCAAAAAGCTCACCTTTACCGATATCAAATTTTTTCTTTATAAGGGGGATAAATTCCGGATTAACTTCATACCCCGCAGAATTACGATTGAGTTTTTTCGCAGCCAGTGTTGTAGTGCCGCTCCCAAGGAAGGGGTCTAATACAGTTTCATCAACAAAAGAAAACATTTTAATAAGCCTTTTCGGCAATTCTTCTGGGAACATTGCTATATGTCCGTCTTGTTTTGCTCCGCCGAAATGCCAGTGGCCTGTAAAATAGCTGCGCCATTCCTCCTTGGTCATTTTTGACTGCTCTTTTTGTTCTTTTGTAGGTTTTGCCGGCTTGCCGAGTTTTTTGAAAAGCAAGATGAACTCATAATCTATTGAGAGAATGCCGTTTTTTGGGTATGGGTAGCTTCCCATAAGTGAAGCGCCGCCTGTTGTGTTAGTGGTAGTTTTCTTCTGCCATATAATAGCCCCCATATAATCGAAACCTATAGTTTCGCAGAACTTGATAATTTCCGTTCTGATTGGGATAACCTTGTACCTGCCGTAGTAAACAGCTCTGGCAAACTGGTCCCCGATATTTATGCACAAGCGGCTGCCGTTTTTTAGAACCCTGTAACATTCTTTCCATACGAGGTTAAGGTTGTTTATGTAATCCTCGTAGCTGTCATTAAAACCGATTTGATTGTTGGAACCGTAATCTTTCAGCTGCCAGTAGGGGGGAGATGTTATTGCTAAACCGATTGATTCATCTTTCAGTTCAGCCATATGTCGGCTGTCGCCGTTTATTATTAAGTGGTTGGTTTTCATATTTCTGATTTTCTCCAAATGCGGGATTGACTCTCAAAATTTTTCAACTTGATTATAACCTGAGATACAATACTGTCAAAATCAGATGAGACAAACTTTGATTTGCACATTGTTTCAATACCGCTGATATTTTATCGGGTCGGTTAGGCCGGCTTCTTTGAAGCCTTTGAGCCGGAGGAGGCAGCTGTCGCATTTTCCGCAGGCGAGGCCGTTTTCGTCCGGATCGTAGCAGCTGTGGGTTAGGGAGTAGTCGAAGCCAAGCCTCGTGCCTTCGAGGATTATCTCGGCCTTCGTTTTGTGCATAAGCGGAGCATTGATTTTGAACCTGCCCTTGCCCTCAGCGGATGCGGCAGAGGCGAGGTTGGCGGTTTTCTCGAAAGATTCGATAAACTCGGGCCGGCAGTCCGGATAGCCGGAATAATCGAGGCTGTTCACGCCGATAAAGATATGGTACGCCCCGAGCACCTCCGCCCAAGCAAGGGCATAGCTGAGGAATACAAGGTTTCTTACCGGTACGTATGTAGCGGGAACGCCTGAGGAAATCTCGCTCTCGCTCCTGTCTTTGGGAACATCAATTGCATTATCCGTCAGGGCGGAGCCCCCGAGCTTGCCGAGGTCTATGTCAATAATCCGGTGCTCCTCGGCTTCGCAGAATTCTGCGATTTTCCGCGCAGCCTGAAGCTCTACAGTATGCCTCTGGCCGTACGAGAAGCTCATCGCATATATCTCAAGCCCCTCGCTTGAAGCGATCTGGGCTGTTGTGCCTGAATCGAGGCCGCCTGAAAGAAGGACAACGGCTTTGTTTTTCTCCTGCATATCTTTAAGCTTTAATGTTTCAATATTGCTTGTTTTTTGTAGAATTATCCGTTTACGGCAAGCGGGGCAAGCTGTCCTCTGCCTTTCCGAAAGCAAGAAAGTATAATCGATAAAATTTTTAGAGCAAATATTATGGCCAGCGAAACAAAGATTGATCTTTTTGATAATCCCCGCCCGGGCAGGG
This window of the Sedimentisphaera salicampi genome carries:
- the tilS gene encoding tRNA lysidine(34) synthetase TilS is translated as MNSFESKVLSALESVKELHRSTRLLAAFSGGPDSCALLEAAAVLQREGRFKRSIAALHINHNLRGEESNRDEEFAREFCEQRDIEFFSESADVTERAEEQNESVETAARNIRLAIFTDYCCKRGFDAVITGHHAGDNCETIIHRLQRGTGFRGLCGIRPARCVGGILLVSPLLFADKNEILEYCKEKDIPYAVDATNLTNHCRRNFIRNSLLPMISERHPDICEKLCLLSVEAARLDERVCREAQNSWHSTVIISEPDFVTVNRREFNALSVLVRQEIARRILISLGAGEDKLSKDHYSRILQRTGEAQSSKLQLPDDIYVFTNQDKIIFSILKTEGLSSVKIDAPGTFRFGVWQIELRKEDFDKTKFEKFLKEMPENTALFDADKTALPITARQRQAGDRFVPFGLNSPQRVNKFLIRAKVNRMERSNAVVFQDKTSKIIWVAPYRTSEEVKITERTRKILLIKLTRL
- a CDS encoding peptidylprolyl isomerase, whose amino-acid sequence is MSMYVNGEIVEDTLISEEMERMRPQYEQVFANMEQTERENQLKQWAKENLTEQFILKQEADKRDYDVAEEVQKTYSDLIEKAGGKDKFFEERGLDKSSEDEVLKDIELQTKIRRLVSEIQDSADAPTFEEIEDYYQGSKEKFVIPEMVRASHIVKHLAPGEENDEAYEELQGVLERIKNGEKDFAEFAAEYSECPDQGGDLGYFARGKMVEDFEDIAFGMEVGEVSEVFRTEFGFHIAKVTDRQPERQCGLDEVKDYIENQLQEQKKEEALEKFLDKHVKKASIEEK
- a CDS encoding sulfatase-like hydrolase/transferase, with translation MHKHTRRDFIKAAGCSLLSAQFAGGLSFAQTPAGGEKPNIIFILIDDMGYADPSCFGNPVMKTPNMDKLAKQGIRLTNFYVNAPVCSPTRVGLTTGQYPTRWGIHSYIASSTKNDNRNMADFLDLDAPSLARILKGSGYATAHIGKWHMGGGRDVDYAPFPSEYGFDESYVNFEGLGDRVLINGHGLSDQSGQLGKGDIKWADKHELTGIYVDKVIDFISRNKDKNFFINLWPDDVHTKHLPEKIGKWKNVTDNPHEQKFFAVLENLDEQIGRLMNALDSHGVAEDTLVVLVSDNGPTDGGNFYSDGWNPPGFTGKLRGRKLSLYEGGIRMPFIARWPGRIKAGSVNRKSVLCGMDMLPTLCSIAGAEVPESANPDGLNMSGALLGEAPIRDEPIFWHCGEPFFQPGTGSPFNSSPSLAVRDGDWKFLINPDGSEAQLYNLSDDISEQNNLFDQKPAKVSELWAKIRAWASDVGVPVQNNTPTRALDPVTIDLGRSKARAINTGVEVSESQGQQRFCFDGGSCLDVFIMDVPRLEDSGVMISAEAEPEAENGVLLAQGGGRTGYSLYLDSGKPAFCVCIAGSRTTITSSSSVPDGKFEIAANLKKNGRMELFVNGQLAASGQADSAFTRNAGDSLQIGADLISQVGSYTSENWFKGCLSNIRISAI
- the thrS gene encoding threonine--tRNA ligase; the protein is MINIKLPDGKAIEAESGATIYEIVEKIGAGLAKAAVAAEVNGEKRDLSSKINEDAELKVITGRDEEGLEIMRHSCAHVMAEAILSLWPEAKLVYGPVVKDGFYYDIDLDKPISTEDFEAIESKMAEIVKADKPFKRIEMTREEGLREVSGDRYKTDNISRADGDVISFYYQGEGFRDLCRGPHVPSTSKIGAFKIMSVAGAYYRGDASEKMLQRVYGTCWRDKKELKKYLHRIEEAKKRDHRVLGKQLDLFSFHEEGPGFAFLHPKGMRIWNSIVSFWREVHDKYGYEEIKTPIMLNEQLWHRSGHWDNYQENMYFTSVEETNYAIKPMNCPGGCLVYNSAKHSYREFPLRYAELGLVHRYEPSGSLHGLVRVRQFTQDDAHIYCTPEQIQSEVVGVINLVFEMYSTFGFSDFHIELSTKPEKHIGSDEIWEKATNALRGALESKDIDFVVNEGDGAFYGPKIDFHVEDAIGRSWQLGTIQLDFSMPERFNLVYTAPDNTEKPPVMLHRAVLGSFERFMGILIEHYAGSMPLWLAPEQVRVLPISEKTNDYAQSVVHKLKEAGLRADIDLSDDKIGAKIAKAHADKLPYMMIAGPKEQEQNAVNLRTRSVKETLEADCDKVIAEIAKKAGSREAELEISL
- the infC gene encoding translation initiation factor IF-3 produces the protein MSKTNSTRVNERIKKGTPEVRLIDHENNQVGVVKTEQALDMAFEVGLDLVEVASNSEPPVCRIMDHGKWLYEQKRKQKQSRKKQHVVSLKEIRLRPEIGDNDRDVKVNHARKFLEKGDKVQFTLRFRGREMAHTDQGKELMETIAEMIKDVAKVDRAPNMQGRRMIMIVSPT
- a CDS encoding MjaI family restriction endonuclease gives rise to the protein MAKEWILNSAMNRFQLNFEKNVGPASENIRKCEPKTLQEWQNYYFQNVRSKEHIEELGRKLYVKITEVIQAEVEEITEQDCIEYIFKMVIDRTYDGYVTEINTVYGQLEQKIGCKIEPAPDEWDRLYNVDFYIKIKDNYLGIQIKPVSEGIQLSQIFKERGLQADSHCQFREDFGGKVFYVFSSKVNGKKVIRNHEVVEEIKEEIRRLEA
- a CDS encoding DNA methyltransferase, which translates into the protein MKTNHLIINGDSRHMAELKDESIGLAITSPPYWQLKDYGSNNQIGFNDSYEDYINNLNLVWKECYRVLKNGSRLCINIGDQFARAVYYGRYKVIPIRTEIIKFCETIGFDYMGAIIWQKKTTTNTTGGASLMGSYPYPKNGILSIDYEFILLFKKLGKPAKPTKEQKEQSKMTKEEWRSYFTGHWHFGGAKQDGHIAMFPEELPKRLIKMFSFVDETVLDPFLGSGTTTLAAKKLNRNSAGYEVNPEFIPLIKKKFDIGKGELFESSEVQFKTQETKQLDYNREIEKLPYIFKDSHSFDKKIDPKKLQFGSKLDNSRKDKNLEEEYYSVKEIISPKLVQLKNGLVIRLLGIKEKQGANGQAMDFLRLKTKGQKVFLKYDQEKYDQNNNLMAYLYLKNKTFVNAHLIKKGLAEAEKAIDYKEKSKFIKLEEENGKRVDFEQCNEQVSTEFRKECWTSV
- the queC gene encoding 7-cyano-7-deazaguanine synthase QueC, encoding MQEKNKAVVLLSGGLDSGTTAQIASSEGLEIYAMSFSYGQRHTVELQAARKIAEFCEAEEHRIIDIDLGKLGGSALTDNAIDVPKDRSESEISSGVPATYVPVRNLVFLSYALAWAEVLGAYHIFIGVNSLDYSGYPDCRPEFIESFEKTANLASAASAEGKGRFKINAPLMHKTKAEIILEGTRLGFDYSLTHSCYDPDENGLACGKCDSCLLRLKGFKEAGLTDPIKYQRY